Proteins encoded within one genomic window of Salipaludibacillus agaradhaerens:
- the fliG gene encoding flagellar motor switch protein FliG, giving the protein MAKRKKLTGKEKAAILLISLGPDVSAQVYKHLSEEEIERLTLEIANVKRVEQDTKEEILDQFHQLAVAQDYITQGGIGYAKDVLEKALGSDEAVEIINRLTSTLQVRPFDFARKADPGQIFNFIQNEHPQTIALILSYLDSEQSGQILSSLPQEVQADVAKRIAVMDSTSPEIVNEVESILERKLSATVTQDYTQAGGIEAVVEVLNSVDRSTERTILDSLEIQDPELAEEIKKRMFVFEDIVTLDNRSIQRVIRDVENEDLQLSLKVASDDVKEIVFNNMSQRMSETFKDEMEFMGPVRLKDVEEAQTRIVAVIRRLEEAGEIVIARGGGDDIIV; this is encoded by the coding sequence GTGGCGAAAAGAAAAAAATTAACCGGCAAAGAAAAAGCCGCCATCTTGTTAATCTCTTTAGGTCCTGATGTGTCAGCGCAAGTTTATAAGCATTTATCAGAAGAAGAGATTGAAAGACTTACACTAGAAATTGCCAACGTGAAAAGGGTAGAGCAGGACACAAAAGAAGAGATTCTTGACCAATTCCACCAACTTGCAGTGGCTCAAGATTATATCACTCAAGGTGGGATTGGGTACGCCAAAGATGTGCTAGAAAAAGCTCTTGGATCAGATGAAGCGGTGGAAATTATAAATCGGTTAACGTCCACTTTACAAGTAAGACCCTTTGACTTTGCGAGAAAAGCTGATCCAGGGCAAATCTTTAATTTTATTCAAAATGAACATCCGCAAACAATTGCACTTATCTTATCTTATTTAGATAGCGAACAATCTGGCCAAATTTTGTCATCACTTCCCCAAGAAGTACAGGCAGATGTTGCTAAGCGGATTGCTGTTATGGATAGTACTTCTCCAGAAATCGTGAATGAAGTTGAAAGTATTTTAGAACGAAAGCTATCTGCTACAGTCACACAAGATTATACGCAAGCCGGTGGTATTGAAGCAGTAGTTGAAGTGCTTAATAGCGTTGACAGAAGTACTGAGCGAACTATTCTTGATTCTTTAGAAATTCAAGATCCTGAATTGGCAGAAGAAATTAAAAAGAGAATGTTTGTCTTTGAAGATATCGTTACATTGGATAACCGTTCGATTCAACGCGTTATCCGTGATGTTGAAAATGAAGATTTACAGCTGTCACTTAAAGTCGCTAGCGATGATGTGAAAGAGATTGTCTTTAACAATATGTCACAACGAATGTCAGAAACGTTTAAAGATGAAATGGAGTTTATGGGGCCAGTTCGTTTGAAGGATGTGGAAGAAGCGCAAACCCGAATCGTTGCCGTGATACGTCGTCTCGAAGAAGCAGGGGAGATTGTCATAGCACGAGGCGGAGGAGATGATATTATTGTCTAG
- the fliH gene encoding flagellar assembly protein FliH: MSRLIKSTYTRPPKAEGKTIRLREVKVPIKEKAFNPIDNSLSDDMTDTEVHDDEHQVLEREKQDLMRREEELINAKAEWEVYRKQQEESFEETKRIQLSQAEDEGFTKGYEAGISEGQQSIQKDVQEAKHIVQLAKQDYEQKLEEASGEILELAMKVAEKIVSQTLETTSSAWVSLVKEAVTEVREQEEVKLYVAPAWYETTLSHKKELEGIALHTRELLIFPDDSLSTNGCVIETSFGQLEASVDSQLKEIKRLLSESLKKGDQHEH; this comes from the coding sequence TTGTCTAGACTTATCAAATCTACTTACACACGCCCTCCTAAAGCGGAAGGGAAGACCATTCGACTGCGTGAAGTAAAAGTACCGATAAAAGAAAAAGCATTTAATCCAATTGATAACTCGCTATCAGATGATATGACCGATACAGAAGTTCACGATGATGAACATCAGGTATTGGAAAGAGAGAAACAAGATTTGATGCGAAGAGAAGAAGAGCTTATCAATGCAAAAGCTGAATGGGAAGTTTACAGAAAACAACAAGAAGAAAGCTTTGAAGAAACTAAGCGCATTCAGTTAAGTCAAGCAGAGGATGAAGGTTTCACTAAAGGTTATGAAGCAGGTATTTCAGAAGGGCAACAGAGTATCCAGAAAGATGTTCAGGAAGCAAAGCATATTGTTCAACTTGCTAAACAGGATTATGAACAAAAGCTTGAGGAAGCTTCAGGAGAAATACTGGAGCTAGCTATGAAAGTAGCTGAAAAAATTGTGTCTCAAACACTTGAGACCACTTCAAGTGCTTGGGTTTCCCTCGTGAAAGAGGCGGTTACTGAAGTAAGGGAACAGGAAGAAGTCAAACTCTATGTAGCTCCAGCTTGGTATGAAACAACACTTTCTCACAAAAAAGAGCTAGAAGGTATCGCTTTGCATACGAGAGAGCTACTCATTTTTCCAGATGACTCGCTTTCAACGAATGGCTGTGTCATCGAAACGTCCTTCGGTCAGCTTGAAGCTTCTGTAGACAGTCAATTAAAAGAAATAAAACGGTTATTATCGGAAAGTCTGAAAAAAGGAGACCAACATGAGCATTAG
- the fliI gene encoding flagellar protein export ATPase FliI, with product MSISHLLPILDNISPYKQYGKVTQVVGLMIESQGPQASVGDLCSITLGHGQKRRILAEVVGFREQNVLLMPYDRVEDISPGSLVESMNHALQVKVGTSMIGSVVDGLGRPIDESSFIEGLQKVPTDNTPPNPLKRPRIQEPLSLGVKAVDSLFSVGKGQRLGIFAGSGVGKSTLMAMIAKNSEADLNVIALIGERGREVRDFIERDLGEAGLSNTIVVVATSDQPALMRIKGAMTATAISEYFRDQGLNVTLMMDSVTRVAMAQREVGLAIGEPPTTKGYTPSVFALLPRLLERSGMSEQGSITAFYTVLVDGDDMNEPIADSVRGILDGHLVLDRRLANKGHFPAINVLTSISRVMNDLVSDDHRATADYMRHMLSVYSESEDLINIGAYKKGTNKEVDEAITKYPEIMAFLKQGLHDSHDFKETAASMIQQFGIGGK from the coding sequence ATGAGCATTAGTCACCTACTTCCTATCCTTGATAATATATCACCTTATAAGCAATATGGAAAAGTGACTCAAGTAGTGGGGCTAATGATTGAATCACAAGGTCCACAGGCTTCTGTTGGTGATTTATGTTCAATTACTTTAGGTCACGGTCAAAAACGGCGGATTCTTGCAGAAGTAGTAGGGTTTCGTGAACAAAATGTTTTGCTTATGCCTTATGACAGAGTAGAGGACATCTCCCCAGGTAGTTTAGTTGAAAGTATGAATCATGCTCTTCAAGTAAAGGTTGGTACAAGCATGATAGGCAGTGTCGTAGACGGTTTAGGTAGACCCATTGATGAAAGTTCTTTTATAGAGGGTTTGCAAAAGGTACCTACTGATAATACACCACCGAACCCGCTGAAGCGTCCCCGTATCCAAGAGCCACTCAGTTTAGGTGTGAAAGCAGTGGACAGCTTGTTTTCTGTAGGAAAGGGACAGCGGTTAGGGATTTTTGCAGGAAGTGGGGTAGGTAAAAGTACTCTCATGGCAATGATTGCAAAAAATTCCGAAGCAGATTTAAATGTGATTGCTCTTATTGGTGAGCGTGGACGTGAAGTGAGGGACTTTATTGAACGTGACTTAGGAGAAGCAGGGTTATCAAATACGATCGTGGTAGTCGCCACATCAGATCAGCCAGCATTAATGAGAATTAAAGGGGCTATGACTGCCACTGCGATCAGTGAGTATTTTAGAGACCAAGGCTTAAATGTCACCTTAATGATGGATTCTGTTACTCGGGTTGCCATGGCGCAAAGGGAAGTCGGATTAGCTATCGGAGAGCCACCTACTACTAAAGGTTACACACCTTCAGTATTTGCTCTACTCCCGCGTCTTTTAGAAAGAAGTGGCATGAGTGAACAAGGTTCCATTACCGCATTCTATACCGTACTTGTAGACGGTGATGATATGAATGAACCAATAGCAGACAGTGTAAGGGGAATATTGGACGGCCATCTAGTATTAGATCGTAGATTAGCTAATAAAGGACATTTCCCTGCCATTAATGTACTAACAAGTATTAGCCGGGTCATGAATGATCTCGTAAGTGATGATCACCGAGCGACTGCTGATTATATGAGACATATGCTCTCCGTATATAGTGAATCTGAAGATCTGATTAATATAGGGGCATATAAAAAAGGGACGAACAAAGAAGTTGATGAAGCTATCACTAAGTATCCTGAAATAATGGCTTTTTTAAAGCAAGGACTTCATGATTCACACGATTTCAAGGAAACAGCTGCCAGTATGATTCAGCAGTTCGGTATAGGAGGTAAATGA
- the fliJ gene encoding flagellar export protein FliJ codes for MSFKFALQKVLEVKDFEKTDAERAYTESVEEFEGVATQLYELLKKKEEIVEETEKKLLRGLAISSIQLNEQNVSFLQTEINKLQLSTQKARQNMNEKEKYLLFKTVDLKKYEKMKKIKQAQYLENEKREELKFLDEVSIQQFVRR; via the coding sequence ATGAGTTTTAAATTCGCACTTCAAAAAGTTTTAGAAGTAAAAGACTTTGAAAAAACGGACGCTGAGCGAGCTTATACGGAATCTGTTGAGGAATTTGAAGGCGTAGCAACACAGCTATATGAGTTATTGAAAAAGAAAGAAGAGATAGTTGAAGAAACGGAGAAAAAGCTGTTGCGAGGTTTAGCTATTTCCTCTATTCAACTAAATGAACAAAATGTCTCTTTTTTACAGACTGAAATTAATAAGCTGCAGCTTAGCACACAAAAAGCGCGACAAAACATGAATGAAAAAGAGAAATATCTCTTATTTAAAACTGTCGATTTAAAAAAATATGAAAAGATGAAAAAAATAAAGCAAGCTCAATACTTGGAAAATGAGAAACGTGAAGAATTGAAATTTCTTGATGAAGTATCAATTCAACAGTTTGTCAGACGATGA
- a CDS encoding magnesium transporter MgtE N-terminal domain-containing protein — protein MSKKNKQKEKSQSKFMAFFMVVLIPAVFAIILAVVLLYYLGINVGDTVKQAASFLPFIEGEEERELSDEELVAQLEHENQSFSQQIQQLESELEARNEEIAELEEQLSEEESDSASTEEIEGAADLEEVTTDVNDIVKTLENMTGSKAADIVSELPEDEAVTYLRLMNVNNRSDILGRLDPELAAQILGQLSN, from the coding sequence ATGAGTAAAAAAAACAAACAAAAAGAAAAATCACAAAGTAAATTTATGGCCTTTTTTATGGTCGTTCTCATACCGGCTGTTTTCGCTATTATTTTAGCTGTTGTACTGCTTTATTATCTAGGGATTAATGTAGGGGATACAGTCAAGCAGGCAGCTAGCTTTCTTCCATTTATAGAGGGAGAAGAGGAACGAGAGTTATCAGACGAAGAGCTCGTTGCACAGCTAGAACATGAAAACCAATCATTTTCACAGCAAATTCAACAGCTAGAAAGTGAGCTTGAAGCACGTAATGAAGAAATCGCTGAGCTAGAAGAACAGTTATCAGAAGAAGAATCAGATAGTGCTTCCACTGAGGAAATAGAAGGAGCAGCAGATTTAGAAGAAGTGACAACAGATGTCAATGATATCGTTAAAACGCTGGAAAATATGACAGGCTCTAAAGCTGCGGACATTGTCAGCGAACTTCCTGAAGATGAAGCTGTGACGTATTTACGTCTCATGAATGTGAATAATCGCTCCGATATTTTGGGCAGGCTTGATCCAGAATTAGCAGCTCAAATTTTAGGTCAGCTTTCAAATTAA
- a CDS encoding flagellar hook-length control protein FliK, whose product MNGMMAFMPMMVPKQPAQSLTNTKTLNDTNNSDFLTALSALMTGDEQDLDATLLNLENQLESDPELAALLNNQSLESLIASLSETVVDLQKLINDVNLEDSFLSKDLLDNEDLSALLSMLPPEWADELTELIENNTSLESIVADLEVSGDPVQLLALIAAFSVMEKDSVNALGQQKGLPLLQQMAETYFPKLTQDSEGQVNRKLLAQLKEFFNSQKDSNGMSQMKSEGQQVMNTNRFAELAYLNQLASSQLNSKSANQTSGLSMMLDSSNGQLARFYQMSVVTGQSEGQAEKPSQEHFIRQFQNLLSRSTFQQLTNGVQQLNVKLHPASLGRLDITLQQVNGVLQATLMTTTKVARDLIEGQLGQLRHAFQTQNIQVDKIEVQQQQSHQLLKDPHHEDGNQQQANHDENETSNDEDNVLDFSELLDETFNAEV is encoded by the coding sequence ATGAATGGAATGATGGCATTTATGCCGATGATGGTGCCTAAACAGCCCGCTCAAAGTCTAACCAATACGAAGACGTTAAATGACACAAATAATTCAGACTTTCTCACTGCATTATCTGCCCTTATGACAGGTGATGAACAGGATCTTGACGCTACCTTATTGAATCTGGAAAATCAGTTAGAATCAGACCCTGAGTTAGCTGCTTTACTAAACAATCAGTCGCTGGAAAGTTTAATTGCTTCGTTATCTGAAACGGTCGTTGATTTGCAAAAGCTTATTAATGATGTGAATTTAGAAGATAGCTTTCTTTCTAAAGACTTACTCGATAATGAGGATTTGTCAGCCTTGTTAAGCATGTTGCCACCAGAATGGGCCGATGAGTTAACAGAGTTGATTGAAAATAATACATCATTAGAAAGTATAGTAGCAGACTTGGAAGTATCGGGTGATCCAGTTCAATTGCTAGCACTTATCGCTGCTTTCTCTGTAATGGAAAAAGATAGCGTTAATGCATTAGGACAACAAAAAGGATTACCGCTTTTACAACAGATGGCTGAAACCTATTTTCCTAAACTGACTCAAGACTCTGAAGGCCAAGTAAACCGCAAGCTTTTAGCTCAACTAAAAGAATTTTTTAATAGTCAAAAAGATAGCAACGGTATGAGTCAAATGAAGTCAGAAGGTCAACAGGTGATGAATACGAATAGATTTGCTGAATTGGCTTATCTCAACCAACTTGCTTCTAGTCAATTAAACTCTAAGTCAGCTAACCAGACGTCTGGCTTGTCTATGATGTTAGACTCATCTAATGGCCAATTAGCGCGGTTTTATCAAATGTCCGTCGTGACTGGTCAAAGTGAAGGACAAGCTGAAAAACCGTCTCAGGAACACTTTATACGCCAGTTTCAGAACCTTTTATCCCGTAGTACCTTTCAACAATTAACGAATGGTGTTCAGCAGTTAAATGTCAAGTTGCATCCAGCAAGTCTAGGAAGGCTTGATATAACACTTCAACAAGTGAATGGCGTATTGCAAGCAACACTCATGACTACTACAAAAGTGGCTAGAGATTTAATTGAAGGGCAACTAGGGCAGCTAAGACATGCTTTTCAAACACAAAACATTCAAGTTGATAAGATTGAGGTTCAACAACAGCAAAGTCATCAACTATTGAAAGATCCACATCATGAGGATGGGAATCAACAACAAGCAAATCATGATGAAAATGAGACATCTAATGATGAAGATAATGTATTAGACTTCAGTGAGTTATTAGATGAAACCTTTAATGCTGAAGTTTAA
- the flgD gene encoding flagellar hook assembly protein FlgD, whose amino-acid sequence MTMVQTNSINYSDYVESQKNKGQGSSVLDKDAFLKLLMVQLQNQDPLNPMEDREFIAQMAQFSSLEQMTNMNVNLQKFMESQRNNFASHSDLIGKQIEWTTSTGNKREGIVTSVVFKDGDVQVVVGDTNVNTKNITKITNAE is encoded by the coding sequence ATGACAATGGTTCAAACAAACAGTATCAATTACAGTGATTACGTTGAAAGTCAAAAGAATAAAGGTCAAGGTAGTAGCGTATTAGACAAGGATGCTTTTTTAAAACTTCTCATGGTTCAACTCCAGAACCAAGATCCTCTTAACCCAATGGAGGACAGAGAATTTATTGCACAGATGGCTCAGTTTTCTTCTTTAGAACAAATGACGAATATGAACGTGAACTTGCAAAAATTCATGGAATCTCAAAGGAATAACTTTGCTTCACATAGTGATTTAATTGGAAAACAAATTGAGTGGACGACTAGCACTGGTAATAAAAGAGAGGGTATCGTCACATCTGTTGTATTTAAAGATGGTGACGTTCAAGTAGTTGTTGGTGATACGAACGTTAACACAAAGAACATTACGAAAATTACAAATGCTGAGTAA
- a CDS encoding TIGR02530 family flagellar biosynthesis protein: MTPKIMPHHLQQPLPKPTTVHRTSGQADHRFKQMLTHSIDEQSELKISKHAEQRLLDRGIDVAGETWNEIHSKIKEAKQKGVTDSLVLTNEAAFVVSAQNETVITAMDREEAATQLFTNINGAIVINN; the protein is encoded by the coding sequence ATGACTCCAAAAATCATGCCCCATCACCTGCAGCAACCTTTACCAAAGCCGACCACTGTTCATCGAACATCCGGACAAGCTGATCATCGCTTTAAGCAAATGCTCACGCATTCAATTGATGAGCAGTCAGAGCTAAAAATCAGTAAGCACGCTGAACAACGTTTACTCGATAGAGGCATTGATGTAGCAGGAGAAACGTGGAATGAAATTCATTCCAAAATAAAAGAAGCGAAGCAAAAGGGTGTGACTGATTCACTCGTGCTAACGAATGAGGCAGCATTTGTGGTCAGTGCTCAAAACGAAACAGTGATAACTGCAATGGACCGTGAAGAAGCAGCGACACAGCTATTTACTAACATTAACGGCGCCATTGTGATAAACAACTAA
- the flgG gene encoding flagellar basal body rod protein FlgG, which translates to MIRSLYSGIGGMKNFQTKLDVIGNNIANVNTFGFKKGRATFNDLVSQQMAGASAPVAGGRGGTNPMQVGLGSGLSSIDTIDTQGSIQTTGRDLDLAIAGDGYFVLDDGQGNIGYTRAGNFYRDSDGTLVNANGFILTGIDNGPIVIDNAAGYDSFTISSNGEVLGIPSGDGDPVVLGQIQIATFANPGGLSKAGGNIFVETPNSGAPNLGAPGMDGRGELVNSALEMSNVDLSEEFAEMIVAQRAFQANTRMITTSDEILQELVNLKR; encoded by the coding sequence ATGATTAGATCTTTATATTCTGGTATTGGCGGGATGAAGAACTTCCAAACCAAACTAGATGTGATTGGAAACAACATTGCGAATGTTAACACTTTCGGCTTCAAAAAGGGTCGTGCAACATTTAACGATTTAGTGAGTCAACAAATGGCAGGGGCTTCAGCACCTGTAGCAGGTGGACGGGGTGGAACAAACCCGATGCAGGTTGGCTTAGGTAGTGGTCTTTCTTCAATCGATACGATTGATACGCAAGGGTCTATTCAAACGACAGGAAGAGATCTTGATTTAGCTATTGCTGGCGACGGTTATTTCGTATTAGATGACGGCCAAGGTAACATTGGCTATACGCGAGCTGGGAACTTTTATCGAGATTCTGACGGAACACTCGTAAACGCTAATGGCTTTATCTTAACAGGCATTGATAACGGGCCAATTGTTATTGACAATGCTGCTGGTTATGATAGCTTCACGATCTCGTCAAATGGTGAAGTGCTAGGTATCCCTTCAGGTGATGGTGACCCTGTTGTCCTTGGTCAAATCCAAATTGCTACCTTCGCTAATCCGGGCGGACTTTCCAAAGCTGGAGGTAATATTTTTGTCGAGACGCCTAACTCTGGTGCCCCAAACCTCGGAGCGCCTGGGATGGATGGACGCGGTGAATTAGTCAATTCAGCACTTGAAATGTCGAACGTGGACTTATCTGAGGAATTTGCTGAAATGATCGTTGCACAACGTGCTTTCCAAGCCAATACTCGAATGATTACAACATCCGATGAAATCCTGCAAGAGCTTGTCAATTTGAAACGATAA
- a CDS encoding flagellar FlbD family protein, giving the protein MVILTRLNGQTFTLNAVYIEQIQAFPDTTITLSNGKKIVVMETEQELTDRIEHFYKRIGLAPLVSKQFDQEGED; this is encoded by the coding sequence ATGGTGATTTTAACTAGGCTGAATGGCCAAACTTTTACATTGAATGCAGTTTATATTGAGCAAATTCAAGCATTTCCTGATACAACAATTACACTATCTAACGGTAAAAAAATTGTTGTTATGGAAACCGAACAAGAACTGACCGATCGGATTGAACATTTTTACAAGCGAATTGGTTTAGCTCCTCTCGTCTCAAAACAGTTTGATCAGGAAGGGGAAGATTAA
- the fliL gene encoding flagellar basal body-associated protein FliL, producing the protein MFANRLVNIMLIVLAALTLIGVLTLVLYTQFFQESDAEEGEPTIDQVLERSVETEEITTNLSSNNIIRSQYVIQLENNDAKKEFEKRSFQVENIIIQELSDMTATDFQGSAGIQGLEDRIKNRINEIMQDGEVVQVYMNQRVIQ; encoded by the coding sequence ATGTTTGCTAACCGACTCGTTAATATTATGCTCATTGTTCTGGCAGCTCTCACATTAATCGGGGTCCTAACACTCGTATTGTACACACAATTCTTTCAAGAGTCGGATGCAGAAGAAGGAGAACCGACGATTGATCAAGTGTTGGAAAGGTCCGTTGAAACAGAGGAAATTACAACAAACTTATCGTCCAATAATATTATCCGGTCACAATATGTGATTCAGCTCGAGAACAATGATGCGAAAAAAGAATTCGAAAAACGTAGTTTCCAAGTAGAAAATATCATTATTCAAGAACTGTCCGACATGACTGCAACTGATTTTCAAGGATCAGCAGGCATACAAGGTCTAGAAGATAGAATTAAGAATCGCATCAATGAAATTATGCAAGATGGAGAAGTGGTTCAAGTGTATATGAATCAACGCGTGATTCAATAA